From the genome of Haloterrigena sp. KLK7, one region includes:
- the htpX gene encoding zinc metalloprotease HtpX: protein MKWQADWGLRFRMFLTMFLLFALYIVFAGVIAAYMGSFVVFVVLFGGMSLVQYYFSDTLTLRSMGAKTVSADEYPELHASIERLSQQADLPKPKVAVVDSKVPNAFATGRNQKNAAVCVTTGIMRTLDKDELDGVLAHELAHVKNRDMMVMTIASFLSTIAFMIVRWGAFFGGGHGRGRQGGGGGIIVAILVSLVVWIISYLLIRALSRYREYAADRGAAAITGNPSALASALLKISGEMDKVPKEDMREEAEMNAFFIIPIKSGVVGRLFSTHPPTEKRVEQLRSLERELTA, encoded by the coding sequence ATGAAATGGCAGGCGGACTGGGGGTTACGCTTCCGGATGTTCCTGACGATGTTTCTGCTGTTCGCGCTGTACATCGTCTTCGCGGGCGTAATCGCCGCGTACATGGGTAGTTTCGTCGTCTTCGTCGTCCTCTTCGGCGGGATGTCGCTGGTCCAGTACTACTTCAGCGACACGCTCACGCTGCGGAGCATGGGCGCGAAGACGGTCTCGGCCGACGAGTATCCGGAGCTGCACGCGTCGATCGAGCGGCTCTCGCAGCAGGCCGACCTCCCGAAACCGAAAGTCGCGGTCGTCGACTCCAAGGTGCCGAACGCCTTCGCGACCGGGCGCAACCAGAAAAACGCGGCCGTCTGCGTGACGACGGGGATCATGCGGACGCTCGATAAGGACGAACTCGACGGCGTGCTCGCCCACGAACTCGCCCACGTCAAGAACCGAGACATGATGGTGATGACCATCGCCTCGTTCCTCTCGACCATCGCGTTCATGATCGTCCGCTGGGGCGCGTTCTTCGGCGGCGGTCACGGCCGCGGCCGTCAGGGCGGGGGCGGCGGTATCATCGTCGCCATCCTCGTCTCGCTGGTCGTCTGGATCATCAGCTACCTGCTCATCCGGGCGCTCTCGCGGTACCGCGAGTACGCCGCCGACCGCGGCGCGGCCGCCATCACCGGCAACCCCTCCGCGCTCGCCTCGGCGCTGCTGAAGATCTCCGGCGAGATGGACAAGGTCCCGAAGGAGGACATGCGCGAGGAGGCCGAGATGAACGCGTTCTTCATCATCCCGATCAAGTCCGGCGTCGTCGGCCGCCTCTTCAGCACCCACCCGCCGACCGAGAAGCGCGTCGAACAGCTCCGCTCGCTCGAGCGCGAACTCACTGCCTGA
- a CDS encoding creatininase family protein, with translation MPSPSSVRLEECTWPEVETALENGRRTAIVAVGSIEQHGPHLPLNMDTLDGDELSRRIAVELGDALAAPTIRPGCSGHHMEFPGTITVPPETLMDQIRAYCRSLDDHGFEHVVLVPTHGGNFAPVSTVAPEIAREIDANVIALADLDDHMALLNEGLRDAGVDYQEDVIHAGAAETAVILAIDEGLVRTDRLEAGPEGSISTARLLSEGFKSITENGVLGDPGEATPEAGEAIFDAVTAAYVGLIEAERDAVR, from the coding sequence ATGCCTTCTCCCAGTTCAGTACGCCTCGAGGAGTGTACCTGGCCGGAAGTCGAAACGGCGCTCGAGAACGGACGGCGGACGGCGATCGTGGCGGTCGGCTCGATCGAGCAGCACGGCCCGCATCTGCCGCTGAACATGGATACGCTCGACGGCGACGAACTCTCGCGGCGCATCGCCGTGGAACTCGGTGACGCGCTGGCGGCGCCGACGATTCGCCCCGGATGCTCCGGCCACCACATGGAGTTTCCGGGAACGATCACGGTGCCGCCGGAGACGCTGATGGACCAGATCCGCGCCTACTGTCGCTCGCTGGACGACCACGGCTTCGAGCACGTCGTCCTCGTGCCGACCCACGGCGGAAACTTCGCGCCGGTCTCGACAGTCGCGCCCGAGATCGCTCGCGAGATCGACGCGAACGTGATCGCGCTCGCGGACCTCGACGACCACATGGCCCTGCTGAACGAGGGCCTCCGCGACGCCGGCGTCGACTATCAGGAGGACGTCATCCACGCCGGAGCCGCCGAAACCGCCGTGATCCTCGCGATCGACGAGGGACTAGTCCGAACGGATCGACTCGAGGCGGGGCCGGAGGGATCGATCTCCACCGCGCGCTTGCTCAGCGAGGGGTTCAAATCGATCACCGAAAACGGCGTGCTGGGCGATCCCGGCGAAGCGACGCCCGAGGCCGGCGAGGCGATTTTCGACGCCGTCACCGCGGCCTACGTCGGACTGATCGAGGCCGAACGCGACGCGGTTCGATGA
- a CDS encoding PQQ-binding-like beta-propeller repeat protein, translating into MVEHERRRVLQYAGLAIAGGSLTTSAAAADEGDDPASIGEAAGWSSLGGNPGNNAAVPTESGPKVPVTVAWEYDRSGPTAVVDGTVYLATDGEVHALDAADGSLEWKIDDIGASGTPAVTDEAVYVGGERLTRIERDGTLCCQADLGYDEAIPSPVVANGLVLVVAGGILYALDARDLEVRWQFDPADGTLYEQPVAVGDGAVFAVSESRLFARELADGTHRWTDDDPSGEDEYSHFTSPSDRQISYPVATDDVVAVGSVDSEPEAVWENGHVTLYDAETGVKRTRSESAITPGPITDGRFFARTTHDLYGFDRETGENDWVTEYAMYHVSSAVVADGTVYASATVNGDRYTADGMPDPQTGVYAFDKNGEVEWAIGTGERPTLALADGTLYAGGETLLAIRSEANEAGDESDGEDDTGDDAPEDDGGDAEDGSEGSDGDEGAAEDGSGGSDGDDEPTNETEANGAEQDPGSDDGDDGNGTSDANEEGTASEGATNDTESTNDGSNGDAGEGDGDGNASEEETDDGMPGFTAGAGIAGGALSLEWLRRRETDGGSGATDEENS; encoded by the coding sequence ATGGTCGAACACGAGAGACGACGAGTACTGCAGTACGCGGGACTCGCGATCGCAGGTGGATCGCTCACGACTAGCGCCGCGGCTGCCGACGAAGGCGACGACCCGGCGTCGATCGGGGAAGCCGCCGGCTGGTCGTCGCTGGGCGGAAACCCGGGGAACAACGCCGCCGTCCCGACCGAGAGCGGGCCGAAAGTGCCGGTCACCGTCGCCTGGGAGTACGACCGCAGCGGCCCGACCGCGGTCGTCGACGGCACCGTCTACCTGGCGACCGATGGCGAGGTCCACGCGCTCGACGCCGCCGACGGATCGCTCGAGTGGAAAATCGACGATATCGGCGCGAGCGGGACGCCCGCAGTGACGGACGAGGCGGTGTACGTCGGCGGGGAACGGCTGACGCGGATCGAACGCGACGGCACGCTCTGTTGTCAGGCCGACCTCGGCTACGACGAGGCGATTCCGTCGCCCGTCGTCGCGAACGGGCTCGTCCTCGTCGTCGCTGGCGGGATTCTCTACGCCCTCGACGCCCGCGACCTCGAGGTCCGGTGGCAGTTCGACCCGGCCGACGGAACGCTGTACGAACAGCCGGTCGCCGTCGGCGACGGCGCGGTGTTCGCCGTGAGCGAGTCGCGGCTGTTCGCGCGCGAACTCGCGGACGGGACCCATCGCTGGACCGACGACGATCCGTCGGGCGAAGACGAGTACAGCCACTTCACGTCACCCAGCGACAGACAGATCAGCTACCCGGTGGCGACCGACGACGTCGTCGCCGTCGGCAGCGTGGATTCGGAGCCCGAAGCCGTGTGGGAAAACGGCCACGTAACGCTCTACGACGCGGAAACGGGCGTGAAGCGGACGAGAAGCGAATCCGCGATCACGCCGGGACCGATCACTGATGGGCGGTTCTTCGCCCGGACGACTCACGACCTGTACGGGTTCGATCGGGAGACGGGAGAGAACGATTGGGTGACGGAGTACGCCATGTACCACGTGTCGTCCGCGGTCGTCGCCGACGGGACCGTCTACGCGAGCGCCACCGTCAACGGGGATCGCTACACAGCGGACGGGATGCCCGACCCCCAGACCGGCGTCTACGCCTTCGACAAGAACGGCGAGGTCGAGTGGGCGATCGGCACCGGCGAACGGCCGACTCTGGCGCTGGCCGACGGAACGCTCTACGCCGGGGGCGAGACGCTGCTCGCGATCCGATCCGAAGCGAACGAGGCCGGCGACGAGTCGGACGGCGAGGACGATACCGGTGACGATGCACCGGAAGACGACGGCGGAGACGCCGAGGACGGCAGTGAGGGATCGGACGGCGACGAGGGAGCCGCGGAAGACGGCAGCGGAGGATCCGACGGTGACGACGAACCGACGAACGAAACCGAAGCGAACGGTGCGGAGCAGGACCCCGGATCAGACGACGGAGACGACGGAAACGGAACGAGCGACGCCAACGAGGAAGGGACGGCATCCGAGGGGGCCACCAACGACACCGAAAGCACGAACGACGGATCGAACGGCGACGCCGGCGAGGGAGACGGTGACGGGAACGCGAGCGAGGAAGAGACCGACGACGGCATGCCGGGGTTCACCGCGGGAGCGGGGATCGCCGGCGGCGCGCTCTCGCTCGAGTGGCTCCGCCGACGCGAAACCGACGGGGGATCGGGGGCCACCGACGAGGAGAACTCGTGA
- a CDS encoding 60S ribosomal export protein NMD3 yields the protein MSESRAFCPRCGDPVPERSATDADGETSADPLRPGAEVELCDSCYFESFDFVDAPDRIDVRVCAQCGAVYRGNRWVDVGAQDYTDIAIEEVSEALAVHVDVEDVAWQVEPEQIDENTIRMHCYFTGVVRGTPVEEQVMVPVKIARQTCLRCGRIAGDYYASIVQIRAEDRTPTSEEMDRAKEIANTVVADMEATGDRNAFVTEMGEVDEGLNIKVSTNKIGKKISNKMIEEFGGTVNDAETLVTEDEDGNEVYRVTFAVRLPPYTPGDVIDLADDDGGPVIVRSARGNLKGIRATTGERYEAGYEEGNAPDARKLGDLEDAVETTVVTVEDENAVQVLDPETYQAKTVSRPDYFDPEAETVPVLKSRAGLHVLPGSDGDTDQDVDDEEYDPYADTGADV from the coding sequence ATGAGTGAGTCGCGTGCGTTCTGTCCCCGGTGCGGGGATCCCGTTCCGGAGCGATCGGCAACCGACGCGGACGGCGAAACCTCCGCGGATCCGCTCCGACCGGGCGCGGAGGTCGAACTCTGCGATTCGTGTTACTTCGAGAGCTTCGACTTCGTGGACGCGCCGGATCGGATCGACGTCCGGGTCTGTGCCCAGTGCGGTGCGGTCTACCGCGGGAATCGGTGGGTCGACGTCGGCGCGCAGGATTACACCGACATCGCCATCGAGGAGGTCAGCGAGGCGCTGGCCGTCCACGTCGACGTCGAGGACGTCGCCTGGCAGGTCGAACCCGAGCAGATCGACGAGAACACGATCCGGATGCACTGTTACTTCACGGGCGTGGTCCGCGGGACACCCGTCGAGGAGCAGGTGATGGTTCCCGTCAAGATCGCCCGCCAGACCTGTCTGCGCTGCGGGCGGATCGCCGGCGACTACTACGCCAGCATCGTCCAGATCCGCGCCGAGGATCGGACGCCGACGAGCGAGGAGATGGACCGCGCGAAGGAGATCGCCAACACCGTCGTCGCCGACATGGAGGCGACCGGCGACCGCAACGCCTTCGTCACCGAGATGGGCGAGGTCGACGAGGGGCTGAACATCAAGGTCTCGACCAACAAGATCGGCAAGAAGATCTCGAACAAGATGATCGAGGAGTTCGGCGGCACCGTCAACGACGCCGAGACGCTCGTGACGGAGGACGAGGACGGCAACGAGGTCTATCGGGTCACCTTCGCCGTCCGCCTGCCGCCGTACACCCCCGGCGACGTCATCGACCTCGCCGACGACGACGGCGGGCCCGTAATCGTCCGCAGCGCCCGCGGCAACCTCAAGGGGATCCGCGCGACGACCGGCGAGCGCTACGAGGCCGGTTACGAGGAGGGGAACGCGCCCGACGCCCGGAAGCTGGGCGACCTCGAGGACGCCGTCGAGACCACGGTCGTCACCGTCGAGGACGAGAACGCCGTGCAGGTGCTCGACCCCGAGACCTACCAGGCCAAGACCGTCTCCCGACCGGACTACTTCGATCCCGAGGCCGAGACGGTGCCCGTGCTGAAGAGCCGCGCGGGACTGCACGTGCTGCCGGGTTCGGACGGTGACACCGACCAGGACGTCGACGACGAAGAGTACGACCCGTACGCGGACACCGGTGCCGATGTCTGA
- a CDS encoding class I SAM-dependent methyltransferase family protein: MSDDSERVGETPVENVENNENTNVDAADVETRLERADAPLAAIVEKSRTETAIESLRAEGVYDDSRKVREARGRSGADPSDRANESETREDDPERIALPITEPPTETRVLEIVRQLEPEPRNPDLEDLLADRGWSDAELESVPGSWAVIGSVILVTVPEGCPDEAELGEALLEIHGEADSVLADEGIANESEAGTYREPRTRLIAGERDTETIHTEHGTRYGLDPATVMFSPGNQAERARMGELCSDGERVFDMFAGIGYFTLPMARAGARVTATEINPTAFRYLLENAVLNDVGDRVDAYMTDCRELAGEIEADRVVMGYYGSGEGASGDGDGASGGDGSRTDEAHEFLPDALEALSPGGVVHYHEATPESRLWERPLERLTAASEAAGREFEVLEKRRVKSHSAGVAHVVVDARFE; this comes from the coding sequence ATGTCTGACGACTCGGAGCGGGTCGGTGAAACGCCGGTCGAGAACGTCGAAAACAACGAGAACACCAACGTGGACGCGGCGGACGTCGAGACGCGACTCGAGCGCGCGGACGCGCCGCTCGCGGCGATCGTCGAGAAGTCACGGACGGAGACGGCCATCGAGTCGCTGCGGGCCGAGGGCGTCTACGACGACTCGCGAAAGGTTCGCGAGGCGCGAGGCCGAAGCGGAGCGGACCCCTCGGACCGCGCAAATGAGTCGGAGACCCGCGAGGACGACCCTGAAAGGATCGCGCTCCCGATCACCGAGCCGCCGACCGAGACGCGGGTCCTCGAGATCGTTCGCCAGCTCGAGCCCGAACCCCGGAACCCGGACCTCGAGGACCTGTTGGCCGACCGCGGCTGGAGCGACGCGGAACTCGAGTCCGTGCCGGGCTCGTGGGCCGTGATCGGCTCGGTGATCCTCGTGACGGTGCCCGAGGGCTGTCCCGACGAGGCCGAACTCGGCGAAGCCCTCCTCGAGATCCACGGCGAGGCCGACAGCGTGCTGGCCGACGAGGGGATCGCCAACGAGAGCGAGGCGGGAACCTACCGCGAGCCTCGAACGCGGCTCATCGCCGGCGAGCGCGACACCGAGACGATCCACACCGAACACGGGACGCGGTACGGGCTCGATCCCGCAACGGTGATGTTCTCGCCGGGTAATCAGGCCGAGCGCGCCCGAATGGGCGAACTGTGCAGCGACGGCGAACGCGTCTTCGACATGTTCGCCGGCATCGGCTACTTCACGCTCCCGATGGCCCGGGCCGGCGCGCGGGTGACCGCGACCGAGATCAACCCGACCGCCTTCCGCTACCTGCTCGAGAACGCCGTGCTGAACGACGTCGGTGACCGCGTCGACGCCTACATGACCGACTGTCGGGAGCTCGCCGGCGAGATCGAGGCCGACCGCGTGGTGATGGGCTACTACGGCAGCGGTGAGGGAGCGAGCGGAGACGGTGACGGGGCTAGTGGCGGCGACGGGAGCCGCACGGACGAAGCCCACGAGTTCCTCCCCGACGCCCTCGAGGCGCTCTCCCCCGGCGGCGTCGTCCACTACCACGAGGCGACGCCCGAATCACGGCTCTGGGAGCGTCCGCTCGAGCGCCTCACGGCAGCGAGCGAGGCCGCCGGACGGGAGTTCGAGGTGCTCGAGAAACGCCGCGTCAAGAGTCACAGCGCCGGCGTCGCACACGTCGTCGTGGACGCGCGGTTCGAGTGA
- a CDS encoding ATP-dependent DNA helicase: MNPERIFEEFPAPSYRGAQKQALRDIQDAFAAGNDVVLVRAPTGSGKSLLARAVAGCARNVDDADPSDATGAYYTTPQVSQLDDVAADDLLADLNVIRGKSNYSCILPDERDTPVNQAPCVRERGYDCSVKHRCPYFSDRAIASNRDIAAMTLAYFMQTAGSEVFRKRDVVVVDEAHGLAEWAEMYATIQLGPRTVPFWDELRVPEIDDLDRAVRYAENLQQKCTRRKDEVLSQDSLTPAEVRERDRLQELIGELDWFVSDYRDPQSPTTWLVDQSESSGSGTSSDADGDADDPAGGPLTIKPMNPEKYLQHTVWDRGNRFALLSATILNKAAFCRQVGLTPENVALVDVEHTFPVENRPLYDVSQGKMTYEQRDETTPKIARTIVRLMQRHPDEKGLVHAHSYDIQERLADLLSDFGVGDRVRTHDRDGRDAALDGWKASDDPDVFLSVKMEEALDLKGDLCRWQVLCKAPFLNTGDSRVAHRLEEGQWAWYYRTALRTVIQACGRVVRAPDDHGATYLADSSLLDLFDRARTDMPDWFEAQVDRMTRPDLPDFRPAAALDGGDSSGGASSTRGGGTGDAGGSERRTRTDRSRTRSRSRRSSRSSDSSPVADVWDTDG; this comes from the coding sequence GTGAATCCCGAGCGGATCTTCGAGGAGTTTCCCGCGCCCAGCTACCGTGGGGCACAGAAGCAGGCCCTCCGCGACATTCAGGACGCTTTCGCGGCCGGCAACGACGTGGTGCTGGTCCGCGCCCCGACGGGCAGCGGCAAGTCCCTGCTCGCCCGCGCGGTCGCGGGCTGTGCGCGCAACGTCGACGACGCCGATCCCAGCGACGCGACCGGCGCCTACTACACGACCCCGCAGGTCTCGCAGTTGGACGACGTCGCGGCCGACGACCTGCTGGCGGACCTGAACGTCATCCGCGGGAAGTCCAACTACTCCTGTATCCTCCCCGACGAGCGCGACACGCCGGTCAATCAAGCGCCCTGCGTCCGCGAACGGGGGTACGACTGTTCGGTCAAGCATCGCTGTCCCTACTTTTCGGACCGCGCGATCGCGTCGAACCGCGATATCGCCGCGATGACGCTGGCCTACTTCATGCAGACCGCGGGCAGCGAGGTCTTCCGCAAACGCGACGTCGTGGTCGTCGACGAGGCCCACGGGTTGGCCGAGTGGGCCGAAATGTACGCGACCATTCAGTTGGGGCCGCGGACCGTCCCCTTCTGGGACGAGTTGCGGGTTCCCGAGATCGACGACCTCGATCGGGCCGTCAGATACGCCGAGAACCTCCAGCAGAAGTGCACGCGACGGAAGGACGAGGTGCTCTCGCAGGACTCGCTGACGCCGGCGGAGGTGCGCGAGCGCGACCGCCTGCAGGAACTCATCGGCGAACTCGACTGGTTCGTCTCGGACTATCGCGACCCGCAGAGCCCGACGACCTGGCTGGTCGATCAGTCCGAATCGTCGGGCTCCGGGACGAGCAGCGATGCCGACGGCGACGCGGACGACCCCGCGGGCGGCCCCCTGACGATCAAGCCGATGAACCCCGAGAAGTACCTCCAGCACACCGTCTGGGACCGGGGCAATCGGTTCGCACTGCTGTCGGCGACGATCCTCAACAAGGCGGCCTTCTGCCGACAGGTCGGGCTGACCCCCGAGAACGTCGCGCTGGTCGACGTCGAACACACCTTCCCCGTCGAGAACCGGCCGCTGTACGACGTCTCGCAGGGGAAGATGACCTACGAACAGCGCGACGAGACGACGCCGAAGATCGCCCGCACGATCGTTCGGCTCATGCAACGCCACCCCGACGAGAAGGGACTGGTCCACGCCCACTCCTACGACATCCAGGAGCGACTCGCCGACCTGCTCTCCGATTTCGGCGTCGGCGACCGCGTCCGGACTCACGATCGGGACGGTCGCGACGCCGCGCTGGACGGCTGGAAGGCCAGCGACGATCCCGACGTCTTCCTCTCGGTCAAGATGGAGGAGGCGCTGGACCTCAAGGGCGACCTCTGTCGCTGGCAGGTGCTCTGCAAGGCTCCCTTCCTCAACACCGGCGACTCGCGAGTCGCCCATCGCTTGGAAGAGGGCCAGTGGGCGTGGTACTACCGCACCGCGTTGCGGACGGTCATCCAGGCCTGCGGTCGCGTCGTCCGAGCGCCCGACGACCACGGCGCGACGTACCTGGCCGACTCGAGTCTCTTGGATCTGTTCGATCGAGCGCGGACGGACATGCCCGACTGGTTCGAGGCGCAGGTCGATCGGATGACGCGGCCGGATCTCCCCGATTTCCGGCCGGCAGCGGCACTCGACGGCGGTGACAGTAGCGGTGGTGCGTCGTCGACTCGAGGGGGCGGAACCGGCGACGCCGGCGGATCCGAGCGGCGGACGCGAACCGATCGGTCCCGGACGCGCTCGCGTTCCCGGCGATCGAGCCGGTCGTCGGACTCGAGTCCGGTGGCCGACGTCTGGGACACGGACGGCTAG
- a CDS encoding YkgJ family cysteine cluster protein has translation MEVHCEGCAGCCMDWRPLLDDADDEETARGRRRTPFDEGDGRPPLDDDANFVALTRDEVRGFLEAGMAPALTPRFWRARDEGEGVEIDGHSVAAVAGRPVFFVGLRKPPKPVAPFDREEPAWLPTCVFLDPTTLQCRIHDSERFPDECGAYPAHNLALEQETECERVEAAFGGERLLEAAVDEDLDGLLLGSQALGTKLFAHPRPEALEGIVERTAAGTLTVTDRAECLAVAAASSPGTLATSDYHYEWGRERALEAAADARRDSSDGRDASDGRIDGTRDSDRERGESWVGPAIREWHRRRTAANGAVPAPDVAIDVEDDRGALETPGWDALE, from the coding sequence ATGGAGGTGCACTGTGAGGGCTGTGCCGGCTGTTGTATGGACTGGCGACCGCTGCTCGACGACGCGGACGACGAGGAGACGGCGCGCGGGCGGCGACGCACGCCGTTCGACGAGGGCGACGGCCGGCCGCCGCTCGACGACGACGCCAACTTCGTCGCCCTCACCCGCGACGAGGTCCGCGGATTCCTCGAGGCGGGGATGGCGCCGGCCCTGACGCCGCGGTTCTGGCGCGCCCGGGACGAGGGCGAGGGCGTCGAGATCGACGGTCACAGCGTCGCCGCCGTCGCCGGACGGCCGGTCTTCTTCGTCGGCCTCCGGAAGCCGCCCAAACCGGTCGCGCCCTTCGACCGCGAGGAGCCGGCGTGGCTCCCGACCTGCGTCTTCCTCGACCCGACGACGCTGCAGTGTCGGATCCACGACAGCGAGCGCTTTCCCGACGAGTGCGGCGCCTACCCGGCGCACAACCTCGCGCTCGAGCAGGAGACCGAGTGCGAGCGCGTCGAAGCGGCGTTCGGCGGCGAGCGCCTGCTCGAGGCCGCGGTCGACGAGGATCTCGACGGCCTGCTTCTGGGATCGCAGGCGCTCGGCACGAAACTGTTCGCGCATCCCCGACCCGAGGCCCTCGAGGGAATCGTCGAGCGGACCGCCGCGGGCACGCTGACGGTCACCGACCGCGCCGAGTGTCTGGCCGTCGCGGCGGCCTCGAGTCCCGGCACGCTCGCGACCTCCGACTACCACTACGAGTGGGGGAGAGAGCGGGCGCTCGAGGCCGCGGCGGACGCGCGTCGCGACTCGAGCGATGGCCGCGACGCGAGCGACGGCCGAATCGACGGCACCCGTGACTCCGATCGGGAGCGCGGCGAGTCGTGGGTCGGGCCGGCGATCCGGGAGTGGCACCGCCGCCGGACGGCCGCGAACGGGGCGGTTCCCGCCCCCGACGTCGCTATCGACGTCGAGGACGATCGCGGTGCACTCGAAACGCCGGGCTGGGACGCCCTCGAGTGA
- a CDS encoding DUF5786 family protein → MSMGAYDEDEHERREQQASRVDADFDDERTIYHGEVEYDSGESAEALLDQFEQIKSK, encoded by the coding sequence ATGTCAATGGGTGCCTATGACGAAGACGAGCACGAGCGACGCGAGCAGCAGGCCTCCAGGGTCGACGCGGATTTCGACGACGAGCGGACGATCTACCACGGCGAAGTCGAGTACGATTCCGGCGAGTCGGCCGAAGCGCTGCTCGACCAGTTCGAGCAGATCAAGTCGAAATAG
- a CDS encoding DUF5784 family protein: MARPLRFRYSPASWSEGKVRQEILQPLRSNIGARAVAPRFEIGADWETHRFEMQNGDVALFARNGEEAYWMGNTETPSSLWKTDKFGWREVPYHVSRWAQRELLATLHEEDPWLADYPHLSWFFLPVFMSKDGRESTRAFFREHAAGFPDAGRRETTQFFEDLLRTGVLDEYRHVMSGKLGTSDHVDRVRMSAAMAEFIAAKLLTDAGYDVEPEIEVTTGHSLDFRAEDEHTNVLVEVTRPQPPINRAAAGPVAAVRDTAETKTNGQLAEHGGGAVLFVDCSSFRDDAWNAVRAEQPDVRHRPAVVYRVRPDGRAEGYTKGRVPLDLAGAIELLN, from the coding sequence GTGGCACGGCCGCTTCGCTTTCGGTACTCGCCCGCGTCGTGGAGCGAGGGGAAGGTCCGACAGGAGATTCTCCAGCCGCTCCGGTCGAACATCGGGGCCCGCGCAGTGGCGCCGCGGTTCGAGATCGGCGCCGACTGGGAGACCCACCGCTTCGAGATGCAAAACGGCGACGTCGCGCTCTTCGCGCGAAACGGCGAGGAGGCCTACTGGATGGGCAACACCGAGACGCCCTCGTCGCTGTGGAAGACCGATAAGTTCGGCTGGCGCGAGGTCCCCTATCACGTCTCGAGATGGGCCCAGCGCGAACTGCTCGCGACCCTCCACGAGGAGGATCCGTGGCTGGCCGACTACCCGCACCTCTCGTGGTTCTTCCTCCCGGTCTTCATGTCCAAGGACGGCCGCGAGTCGACGCGGGCCTTCTTCCGTGAACACGCCGCCGGCTTCCCCGACGCCGGCCGGCGCGAGACGACCCAGTTCTTCGAGGACCTCCTCAGGACCGGCGTTCTGGACGAGTATCGACACGTCATGTCGGGGAAACTCGGCACCAGCGACCACGTCGATCGGGTCCGCATGAGCGCGGCGATGGCCGAGTTCATCGCGGCGAAGCTCCTCACCGACGCCGGCTACGACGTCGAACCCGAGATCGAGGTCACGACGGGCCACTCGCTGGACTTCCGCGCCGAGGACGAGCACACGAACGTCCTCGTCGAGGTGACCCGCCCCCAGCCGCCGATCAACCGCGCGGCGGCGGGCCCCGTCGCCGCCGTCCGCGACACCGCCGAGACCAAGACCAACGGCCAACTGGCCGAGCACGGCGGCGGCGCGGTGCTGTTCGTCGACTGTTCGAGTTTCCGCGACGACGCCTGGAACGCCGTTCGCGCCGAACAGCCCGACGTGCGCCACCGACCGGCCGTCGTCTACCGCGTCCGGCCCGACGGCCGCGCCGAGGGGTACACGAAGGGCCGCGTCCCGCTCGATCTGGCGGGCGCGATCGAACTCCTGAACTGA